The following is a genomic window from Canis lupus dingo isolate Sandy chromosome 26, ASM325472v2, whole genome shotgun sequence.
GAATGCCACCAGAGGGCCCGGGCCACGTGTCTGGATTTGGCCCTCTGGTGGGAGTTGGGGTGGTGGCCAGCAGTTGCAGGGACAAGCCAGTTAGCAGGTGAGGCTCCAGGGGGGCAGGAAGCTCGTCTGAGCACCCCCCCGCCTCCAGCCAAGCCAGGCCCTGCAGCCTCTACCCCTGGGTGTCACTTACCCTTTCCTTGCACTACAGACAGAACTGCTGTCCCCGAGGCCCCTGTTACCCCAGCTGTGACCCCAGGGCTTCTCTGCGGGCACCTCTGCTCTTGTCCCAGTCCTTTCTCAACTGTGCAGCGAGAGTTCTTTACAAACTAACTGGGGTCACTGTGAAGGTGTGGTCCCCACTGCCCTCACCTGGAAGAGCAGCTCCCCAGCTCAAGCGGGAGCCACCGAGCACTAAGGCTGCCTGCCCTCCCTGACGTCACCTCCCAGACCCTGCCCATTGGAACCGACCCCTCCTTGACCTTCATTATGACTTCTGGACTGGGCTCTACAAGTCCCGGGGCAATGGGAGGCCCGCCTGTTCCCTCCGGGTCCCCAGCACAGTGCAGGGGACACATGAGTGGAGTGTTTGCTTTCTAGGCTGTTGGAGAATGTTTTCGGGTGAAAAAAGGGCACATGAGAAACATGGATGAGGGAAGCCATGGAAAAGCAGAGGGACACCCCATCCTCGTGGGCAGGGTGGACATCCGTCAGGGGAAGCCACGAAGGAGGCACTGTAGGGAAAGGGTGCCACTGACCTCTAACCCCAGACCATCACCTCAGGGGCTCACTTCCCTTTTTTCCACCTAATGAATGTGGGAACAAAAGCCACTCACCTGTTAGCGTTGGACTTCTAGAAATGATGACGTGTTATTTCCATCAAATTTGACAAAAGCAACTACCCTGCCTAGGGACAGGGGTACATGAAACACTCACACCGGCCAAGCAAGATGCCACATAGGCCTGGCAGGTGCACAGTTCAGTTCCCAGCTGCACACACAAGCCTCTGAGCTTCCAGAAGTCACAAGTTCGACTCATTCCAGAGTTGCTTTTCGTACTAAGGCCAATTCTGATACACTGAATAGGAGGCAAAATTCTAGAAGCTTAGACCCTGCTTGGGCCTGTGCTGGCTGAGGCTGACTCTGGGCCTGGTTCCCCGAGCTCCAGGGAGCCTGTGGCTTTCCCACTTCATCGTTTAGGTCTGCCTTGGTCTGTTGCTgctagaaataaacccactcaCTGTCCTCGCCAGTGGACAGTTGGTGCCTCCTCAGTGGCCAATGTCATCTGCTGCCATCCCCAACCTTTTGGGTGATGTGCACCTTTAAGGGCGACTGTGCTGGAGGCTGAGCCCCAGCACCAGACAAGTCAGGAGCAAAAACAGGTTTATTCAGATCTGTGGTCAGTTACAAAGTTGGTTTGATTTTTGGTCACGCGCCCCAGAATGTGTATTCTCAGTTTACATCAAAACACAAAACTCGACATTTagtttgaaaacttaaaaacaaaggcTTTGTTTAAAATCACTGTTGAGACATTCTCTCTGGTGCATCACCCGTATGACAGACCAAATTGCTCGAGACCCCACGGGGATGACTTCTGACAGTGAACATGTAATTGAACGTTTAAACGTCATCAAAAtgtcagggcctttgcacttgagTTTATTGAAGATACAAAAAACGCCTGTGACCATCTTTGGTTGCAGACCAGATTATGCTGACTCCCACGCCCCCGCCATGTCCCTGCCACGCCCTCTCCATCCACGGGACATACAGGCCTGTCCTGGACTAGGCAGTGAGGCTGGTGTGCCACCAAGCGATGTGCTTAATGGCTTGGGGgcgaggagggaggcaggggtgaaGCAGCGTCCCACTGAGCAGCTGTGTTCCCAGAGGATCTTTTCTCGGAATGGGATGGCCCAGCCTCAGAACGGCTGGGCACACGTGGAGAATGACCCTCACTTTACCAAACGCGATGGCAGCATCTCGCTTTAAAGTCAGGAATCAGAACCACCCTCCAACGTTCTCAGGAACCTCTAGGGTTTTGGGAGCAGAGGCTGAGCTACTGTCCTACTGTCGCCAGGGAGAGACGTGCACCACCCTGCCAACCTCGGGGACGGCAAAGCCCCACCCAGGGAGCACTGCCTCCCAAGCTTCACAAGGCTCCACCCAGGATGGTCAGAGCACAGAAGGCCCTCAAGAGCCACGTCACCGCAGCCCGAGGGCCAAgggcagcagggggagcagtggcTGGGTCCAGGGCAGCCCCCCGAGACTAACAGGCCCTCTGATACCACTCCCTTCCCTGTCCGGCCTGGACCACAGCCTTCCTGTCTTAGCTTCTTACACATGGCTCTGTGGCTGTAGGAAAACACCCCAGAGCTCGAAGGTGGCCTCCTGGGCTCAAGGGAGGGGCTGTGCGGCCCTCTTGCTGGCTTGGCCACGGCTCAGAGCTGGTGCAGCTTGCTCCGCTCGGTCAGCAGCGTCATGGCCACCGCGTAGAGGAGGTAGCCCAGCATGAGGAGCAGGGCGCAGGGCAGGGGCCCGATACAGAACAGGGAGGCCACGAAGAAGGCCAGGAGCAGTGAGAGCAGCGTCCGGTAGCTGCCCAGGAAGCGCAGGCTGAGCCTGGGGCCCCGGGCACGGCTGGCCGCACTCTCCCGCGCCACGGGACTCAGCAAGTGCCTGCCCGTCACCCCAGGCTCCGTGAGGTGGTATCGACAAAAGCTGCCAAGGAAGTCGGCCCGGGAACACAGGGCTGCCATCTGGCCTGCAAACTGGGGCACAGACAGAGATGTGAGGAGTGGGCGCGGGCGGGGCCACATGCTCACCCCGCCGCTCCGACGGCGGCTGGACCGGAAGTGGGATGGCTCTCTAGCCGGCACTTACCCTGCAGTTGATGGCGGACGACAGCCGGAAGAGCATGCGGACCAGGCTGGCGATCTCATAGCTCCGGATGGGCTGCAGCTCCAAGTCACCCTGGTACTCAATGTCAAACCTTGCGCAGCCCGTTGATGATCTAGACGCAGCAAAAGAGGCAAGCCGCAGGGGAGACCCAAGCCGAGAGGGCAGGCCCGCAAACACCCGTGCAGATGCATCAGAGGGGGGTTTCTGCTGTGGGAGCTCCTGGGACAATGGGGGACAGGAGGGGCCCCCCAGGACGTGGACCTTACCTGGTACCGGCCCAGGGGCGTGAGGATGAGCCCGTCCTCTCCCACAATGCAATCTGGAAGCTGCTTCTTCCCGTTCTCATCTTGTGTTGTCCCCAAGGCGAGCGTGAGCTGGGCGAGCTGGGCCTCACTGAGCTGTTAGGGAGGAAGCACCGTGGCTTTCCACTACCTGCTTTCACTTCCAGGTGAAGGGAGGAGACGGGGCCACACCCTGGGCCTCTAACAGCATGAGGGGGCCCAACATGACATCGCAGGAACAGGCTCCACCTCCCACACTCCGGGTGGGGAGGGAACACCAGGGAGGGGACAGCCCCACTGCTCGTACTCGGAACATCTGGCACAGGTACTCCAGGGCCTTCTCTAGGTACTCGTCTGTCTTGCGGACACTGTCCTGCCCCATCTCATCCAGGTCGTTGGCTGGGTAGGAGCCATTCGTGTCTGTGGAGCAGAAGCCCAGCCACGACAGGAAGGGGTGGCCGGGCGTGCTCTCCCCACACTGGTCAGAGATGGACTTGGCGGTCTGCTTGGCCTGCGTGATGAGCTGAGCCAGGCGCAGGACCTGTGGGGTACATGGGCAGGTCGGCTGGCTCAGGGGGGCCGCTTCATGCCACCCAGCCAGCAAGACACGGGCAGGCGGGCCTGGGGAAGCCCAACAGGCCAGGAGGGGgcggacattttaaaaaattttttttttttttaatttttatttatttgtgatagtcacagagagagagagagaatgaggcagagacacaggcagagggagaagcaggctccatgcaccgggagcccgacgtgggattcgatcccgggtctccaggatcgcgccctgggccaaaggcaggcgccaaaccgctgcgccacccagggatccctattttttaagaCCAAAACATGCATATTCTGAACGTGAAAGCTTTCCAACAAACGCTGCCTTTATCAGAAAAACCTTAGACCTCAATGAAAAAAGGCAGGAGTAGAGCAGTGTCCAGGCaacacccaccttccctctgcctgaaaggCACATGCCCACCCCGGCTCTACTGTTCCTACAGCTTCGAGATGGCCATGTGGCCCTGGGGGAGCCCCAACTCACCAGCGTCCGGACCTCGGGCCCAAACATCGGGGTGTACTTGCAGTCCTGGCCCTCCAGGCTGTACACGTGGCTCTTCACCCGGAAGGAGGTGTCGGTGACGGCCGGTGGCCACGAGGACAGAAAGCTGCCAGTGAAGGTGGGAGCCGTGAAGAGTCGGTGCTGGCGGTGCGGGATGACAAGCTCTGGCTCCAGGAACAGCTGCTCCCCTGGAAAGCAGGACacgaatctgccttcagcttccaGGGCATGAACTACCTAGTCGCTGCTGGCAGGCTTCCTGGGTTCCTGCGGAGGCTTCCGAGGGGCAGGGGCCCAGCTCCTGATGCCCCCAGAGTCCCTGCCAGTCTCAATGGGTAGGCCAGAGAAGCTAACACCGGACAAAGTCATCTCAGACATGACACGAACTGAGACCACTTTCCAATGCCACCAGGGTGCTCTGTCTCCCTCCAGCACGCCCCCCACGGGGAAGGCACAGTGCAGCCAGGCCCCGACCTCTACTCCACCACTGTCCACCAGGAGTCCCCATGCCACCTTCACCAGGCCACCAGTAGCCTATGAGGTACACGCAGGGTCTGTGGGTCCCTCTCTAAGTGCTGCTTCCCACTGACTATGGGCTTACCTTTCTGGATCATTTCAGCCAGGTTAGGCTGGGCAAAGACTTTGGCCACTCGGAACACCATGAGTGCGTTCTTGGGGCTGACCAGGTCGGTGCGGAGCGCGCGGCTCAGGAAGCCCACAAAGAGCTTGGTGTACATCAGCAGGTTCTCCTGCACAAAAGGTGCCCTGGGGGCCGGGGCCGTGCATCAGGGGCCACACCTCCCACCACGTCCCCGCTCTTCCCTGTGTTTGACTCTACCCAGCCATGACATCGTGGTGGCTGAGGGCCCAAGGAGGTGGGGGAAAACTAGGCCTCCTGTGGACCACACAATCCTCCACAGGATGAGCCCTTCCCCAGAAGACAGGGCCTCCGTGGCAGAGGCTGGCCCAGCAGCAGAGGCTACTAGGCAGAGAGCACTAGTGAAGGAGAGTGGAGGGTGTCAAGGGGCAGCTTGCGGGGGAGAGTAGTGAACGTACATCTAAGTGGACAAGAAGGGCAAGGGGACAGTGCAGAGTCACCAGCTGTTTCCATGGGAGGTCAATCCCAGGCAACGCAGCACAGTCGAGGGGCAGCTCGTGCCCACCCCGAAGGAGGCCCCCCAGGGAGGACAGCGTGCCAGGGCTCACCATCTCTCTGACACACACCGGGCCTGGCAGTCGCTGCTCGGGGCCGGCTTCTCAGGTGCATACCTCCAGGGCTGCAGGTAGCTCAGCCACATCTCCAGAACCTGGTGAGACATGCATGTCCAGAAGGCCTGGTGGCTGGTACTCTGgtgggctgtggggctggggcttTGGGCCAAATCCTAGGGCGGCCTGGAGCCCAGCTTCCAGGAGGCAGCTCAGGTGAGCAGGGGTAAGCCTAACTGGGGGAACACAGAATGCTTCCATGGCTGAGCGAGGCAGGTGCAGCTTGGTGAGGCTGGGAACCCACCCAGTGTGAACACCTGGGTTCCAAGTCAGGGCGGACAGAGCTTTTCCGTACCTGAGGGTTGGCTTTGGAAACTCAAACGAGCAGAACATGACCCTCAAGGCCTCCCCACCAGGCCTTTGCACTAACAGCTGAATCTCGCCTGTGTCTGCCCCATGGGACCTCCCTTACCAGGCACACAGAGGGCAAAGGCAAAGAAGGCGGGGCTGACACTCACAGCTCTGAATGACGCATCCAGGGGCCAGTGGCCAAAACAGTGCTGCAGGAAGAGGTAGAGCTTCTGCTGGACAAACCTCGGGACGGCagccctgcaggggagggggggagaggatATCCTCTTTGGTGAGCCCAGTGGCTCCTATTTGCAAGGGCCAGCTCTGCCAGGGTGAGCGGTGGGCACCCCCGGGAAGTAAGGCTTGTTTTGGGCCCCATTTCTCAGAAGAAGAAAccaaagttcagagaggttaggtaaggTCCCAATAACACACAGCACACTTGTGGATGATCTACTGAGGCTCCTGTGACCACTTCTGCTTGGCTTGCCACACACAAGTCACCTGCTCTGCTGGCCCCAGTTGGCCTAGGAATCAGGCCACCATCCCAGCCCTTCTgatagagggagaggaggggcagaggaagaggagccagTTTGGCTCTTTCTGCCAGGCCTGGAAGGAAAGGCCGTGGCAACCAGGTGGCCCTACCCACCTGTGGGgccagagtggaggtggggagataAACCCAGGAGGGGTCAAGATGATTTCCCACCTGCCCACCCTGCAGAGACCTCACATGCCATCTCACAACAGAGGGACAGGTCACTATGGCCTGTGCACAGCCCTGTACCTACCGTTTGAACTCCTCCAGAGGGCTGGTGGCatgggaatgggcagagggagagacctGCTCGGGCTTCAGGCTGTTGGAAAAGGCGTGCAGATGCTTTAGCAGCAGGCGCACCACTAGCACATGCTCCTCGGTGGGTGTGAACGACTCCtaatgttgggggggggggggaatggcgTGAGGGCCCAGGCAAGTCTGGGGTGAAGCCCCCAGGTAGGGCCATGTCCCACCCACACCATTTCTCCTCGTAGGATGCCCGGGCCACCCCCAGGGCCCTCCCCATGCCTTGCACCAGCAGATCTGCCTTGCTCGCTGGCTCCGAGACCTGCTAAGAGCACTGAAGCCTGCACAGGGCAACCCTGGGACAGCTTCCTAAAAGAGACCTGTGGGCTTCCCGGGCCATTGCCACCCAAGTCCTCAGGGGTCCCCAGCTGCTGGTCAGccagaggagcagcagcaggaggcacGCCAGGCCAGTATCCCACCCTGGATCTGGATTCCGAGTTTCCTGCCTGCCTCCCGGGTGTGTGGAGACAGCTCTCTGGGGCCCATGGCTTTCCCTTTCAGGTACAAACACTCCCCCCGGTCCTCCTGCTGCGACCCCCCCTTTTCCATCGGCTTCCCATTCTGGACACAACCAGCTGGGGGCTCGACCAAGGGTGGCCTTTCTCCTTTGCTAACAGACCCGTGGTCAGCACAACCCCTAAGACAAGAGCACTCTCAATCTTGTGGGCTGAAACTCCAATTCATAAAGTTCACGTAGGATCTTTAAGACCCAGACTAGAGAGGACAGCTTGTCTACTGGCTGTTGCGTGATGGAGAATAGGGCCGGGGCTCCTGAGTGGCAGGGAATGGCACTGGCAGGCCCCACTGCCCGTCAGCTCCCAGCCCTGGGGTGCCCAtacaccctcctctccccacactcACCCCCAAGGCCTCTGAGGCCTCCACAGACTTGATGGAGGAGCTTTCGGAAGCCTAGTCGAAATCCTGAGCAACGCTGAGGCTGGCACAGGCCATGCCTCCTGGCACAGCTCCAGGGACCCAGCCCCAGCCTCGCCACCGCCCACGAACTGTCCTCTCGGCTCTCCCCTCCATGGATCTGCCTCCGCGGGCCCAGGCAACACATCCCACGGCTCCGTACACACGGACAGGGAGCTATGGGGCCTTATGAGGAGATGTGCTGCTGCTTTTCAGTACACTTAAGTTTTTGTGTGACGAATTTGCATCGTTTgaaggaaaagatattttcatagtAATGAAATTTCAGAAAGCACTGATGCCAGGCTGTAACTGCCCCTCGGGagcctccctctttctcattcCTGGTCCCTCACCGACCCTACCACTGTCTCCCTGACAGAGGACAGGGCATCCGTGCTGAACTGGAACTGTGCCCCATCCTGTGCACAGGCCCTTTCCATCACACTGGAAGCCCCTGGGTTATCTtcctgtgggtgggggtgggggtaggaagaAGCCAGACCTTCCCTCTGACACCCACCCCCTCAAGCCAAATCCCCATAGGAGCCTGGCCACCGCTGTACATGGCCTCCTCCAGCTGCGTGCCCTGGAGGGACACGTTCCCAATGCCCTCCAGCATTTCTCCCAGGGCCCTGACCTTCTCATCTAAGCAACCCCTCCTGCTGAGGACGTTTCTCCAGGGATCCTGCTCTTAGCCAAGTGAGACCTTCCCCAACACAGACTGGAGGGGTACCCATCTCTGTGCTCAGGCCAGCCCTGCCAGCCTTCCTGAaccattctcttccttcctcccctcctctcagcAGTTGCTGCTTCTGGGTGGGACCCCTGTGTGCGCTCACCACCCCATCCCACCAAAGTGGACTTCTCATCCTCTGCTCAAATATCAGATTAAGTGTTGTTGTGGGCTCCCACTGAGGGGGAACTGGACGATCCCCGACCTCGAGCACGAATCTAGACGCAGGCTTTCTGCCCAGACCTTGCTGGCATTCATCTCATGAATCTATGACCCACCAGACTCCATCAGCCCTAATAGCCTGCAGGTCTGAACTCCCCCTACCAACCTCAAAACCATCCACACCGGTCATGTCAACCTAAAGCAGACCAGTCTTTATGAGGCTCTCATCcactcctgcctgcctctggagGAGTGCACAAGTCCACACCAGGCCAGGGCCCAGCATGCTCAGGAATCGACAGCATCCCTAGGCCAAGCCCTTGTCCTCTCCGCCCCTTGGCCTCACACAGGCTTGGGGTCGGCAGAACCACGCCACCACGAGCCCTGGGCCTCCCTGTGCTCGGTCAGTTCCTGAGCACCAGGCCTGCACTGCCAGGCGAGTGAGGCCACTGCAAAGGCCTTGCTGTTCCCACTCCCTCAAACCGGGGCCAAGAGCAGAAGCCACCAACTCCCAAGAGCTTGCAAACTCCAGGTGGCTTAGGGTTTGGCCAGGAAGATCTGGTGGCCCTACACCCCACAGCTGGGCCAGTCTGCCAAGCTGAAGACCAAGCCACGCTGAAGACTGACGCTTGCCACCAtccgacacacacacactggccttGCTCTGTTTGGAACTGGTCTGAGTCACCCCAGCCGGCCCCCCGCCGGCCCCTCGCTTTACCACTGCACTGCCATGCGCTCCATGGCTCACACCACAGGGCAGGGGTGAAACGGAACAATACGAGAGCGGCCAGTACTTGGTAGGCGTGGAGGGCCTGGAGGCTGGGTTGGGCAGGGCTGTGGAGGGCGCTGGAGACACTGAGTCGGTAGTGCAGAACCTCCAGCTGAGAGACAACAAAACAGAGAAGCCgagaagaggcagggagggcagagggcgggggacaggaggggagagaccggggaggggacagcagggagagagagacaaaagtgagcccagaaataaggagagaaaacaaaaaacaaaaaaacaaaagcacatcaGTGACAATCCACACAATCAGAGCCCCGCAGCCTCAGGCCAGTGGGACACCACCCTCTCAGCCGCCCTGACAGGCCCGCCTGCTGGGCAGACCAGAGCCAGGCCCCAGGACTGCTCTTCCACCTGCcgggcagagagacagacagacactcaagGTCACCTGGACAGCCTCCTCCGTGTCACTGGGGCCTGAAGGGCTCTCTAGCACCCCGAGGTAGGCCCGACTCGCTCTCCTGCCAGAGGGTCCTGCCCTCCCCTGACCCTGAACACTCCGTGTGCAGCATGTGCATGCTGCAGCCCGCCAGGATCGCAGGGGCCTTGCTGGGACACACCGCTAGCCACCGAGGCCCTGAAGGCCCCAAGGCTCAGAAAAGAAACTTTTGAGGAACCAGTTTAATGGAGAACTCTCTGCTCACAGAAGAAAACACGCAATTTATTGGACATCCCCTGGTTGTTCCAAACAGAAATTTACCAAATTGATATATGATGTGATCAGTTCTTAGGTATCAAAGTCCAGTCAGCGGCCCCTCCTGAATGGTTCTCTCTGTGGGGGCTGATTCCCAGGGTGGCGCAGAGGCTTAGCAAGGCTCAACCCCCCAGGCCTGATGCCCTCCACACTCTGCATTCTGTAAGTCGTTAAAGGTGGCACAAACACTCATGGGTTTGAATTCTGGGAGACCCACCTCACCAGGACTCCCCAACTCCAGATACACAGAGCCCTTCACCAGTCCCAAAAGGCCCCAAGATATTGGCCATGGCCACATACATCCAGGGGCAGCTGGAACCCTGAGGCTGAGACAGCCTGGGACATGGGGGATGACGGCTGAGTTGGCACAACTGTCCAACCCCCTCCACCCTCTGCAGTGACAAAGCCTGCTAAAGTAATCCCCTTCAGCCAAGCACAGCCCAGATCCGGCCCTGGCACACATCCTGCCCTGTGAGGGCCATGCCTCCCACTGAGTACCATGCTTCACACAGGAGAGGTCAGAATGCGTGTGCCAGACTTGAGGAGACAGGCACAGCCAGAGACACGCAGAGCAAGGACAGGAAGGAACACAGCAAGTTGTCCGCCCTTCAAGGTCTTCCTCTGAGCCAGACCCGGGGCTCAGCTACAGCTCAGTGGGAATCAGGGAACATGTGGTTCCCCTCCTGGGTGCCTGCCCAGCCTACAGGAAAGCAGGGCAGGCCCCACAGTGGCCGGAGTGTGCAGTCTTTAGCGACCACCTGCCTCTCCAGAAGCCCTGCTCAGTAAGCTAGGGTGGAGCAGAGGCCCAGGCTCTGCAGAGCAAGCATCCACCCAGGGGATGCATTAAAGCACCGTGGGACCTCTCAGAGCTGCACTTCCTGCATCTCTAATATCAGGAAAAGAGTGACCCCATAGCTAGGATTCCACATGGCAGCACAGGCCTGGGTAAATGTAAGGAGCCTCGGATGAAGGAGACCTCCATGGTTGTCTTTCTCCACTTCCCACACACCAGGTTTTCTGAGGTTTCATTTTCAGCCTCAACAGgaggccaaaaaacaaaaactccaaaacCCTCTCTGGGTGTTTGGTGGGGTTTCCTGGTTGTCCCCTGACCATCACCAATCATTCTGAGCAGCTTTGATCTGCCTTGTGGTCTGGCCAAGAGGAAGCAAACGTGGGGAAGAAGGGGACACTCCCCCTAGCCCCCACTCTGGCAGGTACAGCCCACCCACTCCTCACAGGTGACAGGCAGATCTACTAAAAATTACAGTGAATGTGCTCCCACTGTCTCAGAAGACAGAATGAGCAAAGTAGCCTCTGCCTCTGCAAGACCAGCCACATGCACAGGGGCTGAGCGAGCCCCCCAGCACCACAGGGGAAAGCCTGGCCCCCTGACCCCCGTGCATCAGCCAGGAACATGCAGCAAGTCCACTCTGGAAGCAGGAATGGCAGTGCAGGTGATCAGTGACTTGAGAGGCCCAAGATGGAGTCCTGGCTTTCCCTCTGTTCCATGTGGTGCCAAGGACAGAGATCTGGGGTACTCTGTACTTTAAGAGAACAGCAGTTGGGGGTTATTCCCCAAACCGGTAATCAGCAGAGTACGGAAGGTGAGCTGGCTGCTGAGACTCTGCAACAGGAAAACAACTGCTACTTGCTGGAATCACAGAGGGA
Proteins encoded in this region:
- the SMPD4 gene encoding LOW QUALITY PROTEIN: sphingomyelin phosphodiesterase 4 (The sequence of the model RefSeq protein was modified relative to this genomic sequence to represent the inferred CDS: deleted 1 base in 1 codon), coding for MTTFRRRVAEWRSPSLRRATLWVPQWFPKTGVFTSCQEAAMAFPHLQQPSFLLASLKADSINKPFAQRCQDLVKVIEDFPAKELHTIFPWLVESIFGSLDGVLVGWNLRCLQGRVNPMEYSIAMEFLDPGGPMMKLVYKLQAEDYKFDFPVSYLPGPVKASIQERVLPDSPLYHNKVQFPATGGLGLNLALNPFEYYMFFFALSLITQKPLPGALHIRTSDCAYFILVDRYLSWFLPTEGSVLPPLSSSPGGPSPSPAPRTPAIPFASYGLHHTSLLKRHVSHQTSVNADPASHEIWRSETLLQVFVEMWLHHYSLEMYQKMQSPHAKLEVLHYRLSVSSALHSPAQPSLQALHAYQESFTPTEEHVLVVRLLLKHLHAFSNSLKPEQVSPSAHSHATSPLEEFKRAAVPRFVQQKLYLFLQHCFGHWPLDASFRAVLEMWLSYLQPWRYAPEKPAPSSDCQARCVSERWAPFVQENLLMYTKLFVGFLSRALRTDLVSPKNALMVFRVAKVFAQPNLAEMIQKGEQLFLEPELVIPHRQHRLFTAPTFTGSFLSSWPPAVTDTSFRVKSHVYSLEGQDCKYTPMFGPEVRTLVLRLAQLITQAKQTAKSISDQCGESTPGHPFLSWLGFCSTDTNGSYPANDLDEMGQDSVRKTDEYLEKALEYLCQMFRLSEAQLAQLTLALGTTQDENGKKQLPDCIVGEDGLILTPLGRYQIINGLRRFDIEYQGDLELQPIRSYEIASLVRMLFRLSSAINCRFAGQMAALCSRADFLGSFCRYHLTEPGVTGRHLLSPVARESAASRARGPRLSLRFLGSYRTLLSLLLAFFVASLFCIGPLPCALLLMLGYLLYAVAMTLLTERSKLHQL